The sequence ACCTCCAAGGTCCCAACGATGGTCATTGAAGGCAACCATGAGATTGAGCCTCAAGCTTCCGGGGTCACCTTTAAGTCATACTCTGAAAGGTTTGCAGTTCCTGCTACTGAGAGTGGCTCCAACAGCAACTTCTACTATTCTTTTGATGCTGGAGGAGTGCATTTTGTTATGTTGGGTGCATATGTCGATTACAATCAGACTGGTAAAATCCATAAAAACACATGTATCCTTTATTCCCCTACTTCGATCAAATCTTATTTCACTGAATGATTATCTTAGGAGCACAATACGCATGGCTGAAGGAAGATTTGTCTAAAGTTGATCGCGCGGTGACACCTTGGCTAGTCGCAACAATGCATCCACCTTGGTACAATAGCTACTCCTCACACTACCAGGAGTTTGAATGCATGAGGCAGGAAATGGAAGAGCTTCTTTACCAACACCGTGTCGACGTCATTTTTGCAGGACATGTTAGTTCCCAAATTCTCTCCCTGAAACAGAGATTTCATAATGCTTTTGACTAAAAGTGGCGTTTGCTGTTACTGAATGAAGGTACATGCATACGAGAGGATGAACCGAATATACAACTACACGCTAGACCCATGTGGGGCTGTTTACATAACAATCGGAGATGGTGGGAACATAGAGAAAGTTGACGTGGACTTTGCAGATGACCCTGGGAAGTGTCCTTCCCCTGGAGACAACGTACCCGAGATTGGAGGATCGTGCCCTCTAAACTTTACTTCTGGCCCTGCCAAAGACAAGTTTTGCTGGGACAGACAGCCTGATTGGAGTGCCTTCAGAGAGAGCAGCTTCGGCCATGGAATCCTAGAGGTATATTCATAAgctttatatattttctcttcGATGTGCTTAGCACTAGTCTGTTGATACAGGTCATGAATTCAACGCACGCCTTGTGGACATGGCATAGGAATCAGGATGTCTATAAAGACAACAGCTATGGTGATCAGATATATATTGTTCGTCAACCAAATCTCTGCATTTCCCCTGCAACATCGAGGTACTAGTATCTCTGTGATCTGTATAGGTACAGGTTAATCATATTGTACCGTTTGACATGTTAACATATTTTTGGCTTTGATTGAAAGGGAAGCAGGCGGAAGAAGAGAGACATCAGGCGGCGAAAATAGATTTTCCTCTCCCTCATTTCCAATTTTCATTTGGATATTTCTCGTTTTTGGCATTTTATAGTTCCATCGTGTTTGGGCATTTTTGTATAAAGCGTCGGTACCACATTCATGGTTTACTTTGTGATTAATTCAGGTTTGTGATACGTTTTGGGTATCAGATCCTGGTAAACACAGATGAAatgaaataagtttttttttttactttttacgcACACCATATTGAATCGCTTAAGAATATTATTAACTACTATTTTATGTTGTTCATTTCATGTAAAGTTTTCTTTCATTGATCTGTATAATATGAGTACATCATTCTTTATGAAActtgaaatataaaaagattATTAATGAACCTTCAGGGAGCTTCCACTCTTTTACATTTCCATAGTTTTGTATTCATCTGAAACAAAATTTGGATCTGCTATTTCAAAACGcagatttatttttgaaaataattaatttttgttaaaaatatgaattcCTATATAAATAGTGTAAATGTTTGCAAACATTAATCCAAATTGAAGAACCGAAAACAAAACCTAACTGAATTTATACATACCCGAGTGAATTCTgaacataaaaactaaaaccaaactgGATTTGGGAATCAAATCTGTAAGACTCGAACCCGGCCGACTAGGCCACGGTCAACGTCTCACGTCGCTCGATCCACAtactgaccgaaccactcaatttttcgatctttatctatactttcgcctaagggcgcagtctatcttagaccttagcttaaaactaccttagtcattccctagcttagatcctttcaacttatgcacatgCAGCgaaatattatctatcaaccattggtctaaaaccaatctaacatttgtcaggtcgaatcaccttagtcatggtcagtatacacaactactaccagctccaaggttgatcctgaacctaatccaagtcatataataaccgaggttccattcccctaattcattctatctagatctatacaacattgctagatcatacttttgccacatccacggagcttaaTAGCTCATTGTATCAGCTGACTTAGCTGTTtagctagctcatccagctagctgagctgaaccacttcaTTTGAGGTTCCctactctcttccagctgatcgagctgtgAGGTAGCTCTGCCTATCTCCCCGTCCACTCATCCAACTCtcttatacctgtataaactctccccttagatACTTAGTCATTCAGCCAACCATCCTCACAGACCAAATatctttgggaagtcttcagctacaaaaacaacctcaagcaaaaatgctccaaaaactaattaaaattcatgataattcatgataattcataactaagagaatagtcaagtcagatttctcagaactggcctcgatcatactgatctcgcccatgaacagcccatatggccataactgaccacctctaaaccaatgagataaaactaatttttcaccatgataattcatgataaatacccattaagagatatttgaagtcggatcctaacaattccttcaaaaactatcagatctccacttaccagTCCAACCAaagccatggagagatttctctgaaccggccactccatggttcagtacctccatgtctgaacaacatagaacatgattaataatgcccactagttcctgagtcaatcaaccaaccactccacatgactcagaactgatgagtcttcacacttacctaaccggccatggaactatgtcccactgaacctgaatAGTGTTGCtcttatgatccgcccctttctccagggtcttggattccaaagacacatcacaatatacattcttcaaggggcgtgccatgctTGGCCTTGATCtcaccccaagagacacaacatagacataaacataaacataagtaatcaacacatgttacctcatacttgatcttactagatcttgtgcttccctgatcaggtccggccttgtgcctcttgcacttttcttaatcaggtcttatcacataccttcagtattgataagatccattcATGGTTCACATCCATCATCACTTctatggaacttccatgaaaacagtttctgcactgcatctgccttcaaggctgttcatgccaTTGGGAGTGAAGTTCGGCCTTCTCCACTCTCTTCTGACCATTTtcgtgtgtccctaagacacagaggaagcctagggtgtgttcatccatgatcaaacaccacccaagggtcgtccatcacttctcactttagtgcccatgaaactgcctttctacacaccactgcccttaaggctgctcttggactttgagagtgaatccggtcatctctcttcttccctgGCCATTTGGATGTGTATTAAGTATGcagaggaagcctatggcgtggcaaaccataatcaaaacacaccagagggtcgttctcaactcccctcttgattgccatcaaaactgcctctttgctgccttcaagtctctcttggtcttggattgtgtaatccgaccatctctctatttttctctgtttttctttgtgtttcaggaggaagaatgaagccctggcgGACTTTCtcttgtatttatataaaaggaATGGTCACATTTACAGAGGTTGCACcctttcggtatcatttctggccattgatttaatcaatggtccagatcacacctgttcgcctagggcagttaccagacgtccttgacagccctaactgctcctagacacatcacacacaagcctaggctggttttccaagcccctggttcaaccagaAGTgtccaccggctcaccggcacacccgggtggtccacatggtccgaccactgtccggacctgacccaactgcccaagacttgaacactcagtcaagctgagttgagctgatccccagatgacccagctgagtgagctagtccatccagctcagggagttGGCACACtattcagtgagctacactgagctgcactgcACTTCTCTTaactggtcgagcttgctcaccgcatcgcccagctgccatacactttgtacagctcctttatacttgtctcttTCTTGGTTTAGCTGAATCTTAGTTTCCTGATGCctttaaccttacttccaggccatgatacccttttgtttaggtcacatgacctgactggtgcgtctcctcaCACAATGGCCGATCCTAACGATCATTTCCAGGAACGGGGACATGACAAAATCGCTAATCGAATTGGTACCCAAGTttatacaaaaattatatacctattaatacaaattgtaacttataaaatacaaattatatacctattaatattaattatatttaagttttaaataacaaaatatcctAAAAGACtatttataaaccaaattacatgaaaaactaCATTACCCAAATATTTTATCCGAATTATCTAATACTTTAGGTCAAACAATCCGAATTACATGATATTTAAACTGAAATCccgaattattatttttttttacttatatgaTAAAATTACCTATAAAATTAAACCGAGACCAAactaaatctgtttttttttttatattatctgGTTCTCAATTTTTCTACCTGAaatgaactgaaaaaaacaaaataactgaaccaaaaacaaatcaaactttgTAAATATCGGAACGGCTCCTAAATTTCTAAATTCAAAaagccaaaaaataaaatacttgaaCCAAACCTGAATGTTGAGTAATAGAGTATCTACATTTAAATGGtgaaaaaatattctatttgTATAAATGATCTAACTCCTTTACATATGTGGTTCATAAACGAATTAAGATATAAGCATTGTTTTCATATTCGACCTAGACCCACAGTCGAACCGATAAACCTGTGGACCCGTATATaatcatattaatatttaataaaaataactgtTAATTAGAATCTATATAAAACCCAAAAATGTGACATTAATCTGTGACCCGACCCAAAAAACTctgataaataattttgaaaaatttaagcttctcatataatttttattgtatataaaatttgaataaaatatttaatattcaaaaaattaattttatttcttataaatataacatatataataatctaaataaaataatatgtttaccTAACCAGTTTTGCATTGACTTTTgtcttatttttaataatttagttggAATGGagtaatacatatatttttgagtAATACATATGTTGTATTGATTAATTATGTCTTTAGTGATTTTACAATATAGATgagttaatatttttgtttaaataatttcgTAATTGGTTAATTTTCAGCAATTTTATGAGTTTTGAACCAAAGTGGACCTATTGTTATGGTAATTTTATGGTAATTTTATGAGTTTTGGCAATTTTGTGAGGGACCAATCTTGCAATATAAGAAAAGCCTGAAATGCATTTTTAGAAGTTTGAGGTTAATTCACGAGGATTTATATGCAACTTTGAAATCCTGAGACCAAACTAAGAACAATTAAAGAATTGAAGGACCAAATACGGAAAACGAAGACATATCACCATTGTTGCTCGAGCTTTCCTCTGTGACGTCAAGACTGAAGCGTTGACGACTCCTGACGGCTACCACAGTTAATCTGGGGTGCATTTGTGTTGATGAAGAAGCTTTATGGTAGCAGCTTGAGCTTCAATGTGGCTGGGAATCAAAAGGAGGAGAAACGGCAGAGTTGTTGTAAAGGAAGAAGCTTGGTGGTGATACTTTCATGGCTAATGATGAAGGCATATACTTGGGAGTGACGGCCATGATGTTATTGCGGTGGAAATGAGGTGTTATTCAGATTTTAGGGTATAAATTAATGGTGAAGGAAATGAAATCAATGCGTTGGAATTTCGACGACGCCGCCATTTCTCCTGCAATCCATAATGCTGCTGCTTCTTTTTCTGTTGTTTCTTAGTCATTGCTTCCATCGCAAAGCTttgttttagttacaaaataatggtgaaataaatataatagatgGTTGGTTCTACTAgttgtatttatttatgttttagttaagaaaaaaagaaataagttAAGAAAAAATGTTTAAGGAGTAGAAAGTGACTTATTGTGATATAAAAAGTTAGAAATTGTCTATTTATGTAAATTACtctgaaataattatatagaaGATCGCATTTATATACTTCTTAATAACTTTCTGCTCACTTTCTACTACTTTGACACTTTCTTTAACTTTCATCCCATATTTCTTTggggaaattgtttttttgggcCAAAAAAACAGCAACTATGTCCCATTagtctaatttcttttttgtacCATATTTTCCTCTAATAccctttaatattttctaaaataaatcaaataaatagtttagcaaacaaaaaaaaattcagaaaatagtaaatactgatgaaatacttatatcaacttatagatatattttttaagttcaaaaa is a genomic window of Raphanus sativus cultivar WK10039 unplaced genomic scaffold, ASM80110v3 Scaffold0634, whole genome shotgun sequence containing:
- the LOC130502653 gene encoding purple acid phosphatase 15-like isoform X2; the encoded protein is MVIEGNHEIEPQASGVTFKSYSERFAVPATESGSNSNFYYSFDAGGVHFVMLGAYVDYNQTGAQYAWLKEDLSKVDRAVTPWLVATMHPPWYNSYSSHYQEFECMRQEMEELLYQHRVDVIFAGHVHAYERMNRIYNYTLDPCGAVYITIGDGGNIEKVDVDFADDPGKCPSPGDNVPEIGGSCPLNFTSGPAKDKFCWDRQPDWSAFRESSFGHGILEVMNSTHALWTWHRNQDVYKDNSYGDQIYIVRQPNLCISPATSRRKKRDIRRRK
- the LOC130502653 gene encoding purple acid phosphatase 15-like isoform X1, with protein sequence MVIEGNHEIEPQASGVTFKSYSERFAVPATESGSNSNFYYSFDAGGVHFVMLGAYVDYNQTGAQYAWLKEDLSKVDRAVTPWLVATMHPPWYNSYSSHYQEFECMRQEMEELLYQHRVDVIFAGHVHAYERMNRIYNYTLDPCGAVYITIGDGGNIEKVDVDFADDPGKCPSPGDNVPEIGGSCPLNFTSGPAKDKFCWDRQPDWSAFRESSFGHGILEVMNSTHALWTWHRNQDVYKDNSYGDQIYIVRQPNLCISPATSSRRKKRDIRRRK